The following proteins are encoded in a genomic region of Bradyrhizobium sp. SK17:
- a CDS encoding DUF1330 domain-containing protein, with product MSHIDPTKDVFAQFRDNNRPGPIHMLNLVRLREWAAYPDGRKATGAEAYAAYGRESGPVFERLGGRIVWQGRFELMLIGPQEERWDHCFIAEYPSVGAFVEMIRDPVYREAVKHRQAGVEDSRLIRHAVLPVGKNFGEIPK from the coding sequence ATGAGCCATATCGATCCGACCAAGGACGTCTTCGCGCAGTTCCGGGACAACAACCGGCCGGGCCCGATCCACATGCTCAACCTGGTGCGCTTGCGCGAATGGGCCGCCTATCCCGATGGCCGCAAGGCGACCGGCGCCGAGGCCTATGCGGCCTATGGCCGCGAGAGCGGGCCGGTGTTCGAGCGCCTCGGCGGCCGCATCGTCTGGCAGGGCCGCTTCGAGCTGATGCTGATCGGCCCGCAGGAGGAGCGCTGGGATCACTGCTTCATCGCGGAGTATCCAAGCGTTGGCGCCTTCGTCGAGATGATCCGCGATCCCGTCTATCGCGAGGCGGTGAAGCACCGCCAGGCCGGCGTGGAGGACTCGCGGCTGATCCGCCATGCCGTGCTGCCGGTCGGCAAGAATTTCGGCGAGATACCGAAGTAG
- a CDS encoding DUF1304 domain-containing protein → MLLLANILVAVVAALHIYFLVLEMFLWTRPLGLKTFRNSLEKATDSAVLAANQGLYNGFLAAGLIWGLVHGNPGFAFQIKTFFLFCVIVAGAYGAATVSRRILYVQAAPAALALMLLWLV, encoded by the coding sequence ATGCTTTTGCTTGCGAATATCCTGGTCGCGGTGGTCGCCGCGCTGCACATTTATTTCCTGGTGCTCGAGATGTTTCTGTGGACCAGGCCGCTCGGACTGAAGACCTTTCGCAACTCGCTCGAGAAGGCAACCGACTCGGCGGTGCTGGCCGCCAATCAGGGGCTCTATAACGGCTTCCTCGCCGCCGGGCTGATCTGGGGCCTGGTGCACGGCAATCCCGGCTTCGCATTCCAGATCAAGACATTCTTCCTGTTCTGCGTGATCGTCGCCGGTGCCTATGGCGCCGCCACCGTGAGCCGGCGCATCCTCTATGTGCAGGCCGCACCCGCGGCGTTGGCGCTGATGCTGCTGTGGCTGGTGTGA
- a CDS encoding IS30 family transposase, which produces MGRTYKQLCLEERCEIARLSAGGSSIRQIAAALDRPPSTISRELNRNSGVQVGYKPSYAQQQMRARRWTGSRLEREPGLRRAVLERLGRGWSPEQVAGRLAREHGRRVISYESIYRFIYAQLTRTSDFSWRRYLPRGKSKRGRRGKRGGSPASFIEGRVSLDQRPIEVADRKTPGHWEADLMMFSKYGQQILAVHERTSRLLLGVPLASKLASGVAHHLVRLFEVLPQPIRRTVTFDNGTEFAAHLSLQSLLIKTFFCDPHAPWQKGGIENAIGRMRRFIPRNTDLEKLPTRRLRKSIAAYNNTPRKCLDFKTPTEVFAAQVLHFECESTSRLSPGRQCAGDDSGQGVRRVEPEGRLRGGPT; this is translated from the coding sequence ATGGGGCGGACTTACAAGCAGCTCTGCCTGGAGGAGCGATGCGAGATTGCCAGGCTTTCGGCCGGTGGTAGCTCGATCCGGCAAATCGCGGCAGCTTTGGATCGCCCGCCATCAACGATCTCTCGGGAGCTGAACCGCAATTCTGGCGTTCAGGTCGGTTACAAGCCCAGCTATGCCCAGCAACAGATGCGAGCGCGGCGCTGGACGGGCTCTCGCCTCGAACGAGAGCCCGGCCTGCGCCGCGCGGTGTTGGAACGTCTTGGTCGGGGCTGGTCGCCCGAGCAGGTCGCCGGCCGGCTGGCGCGTGAGCACGGCCGCAGGGTGATCTCCTATGAGAGCATCTACCGCTTCATCTATGCCCAGCTCACCCGCACCTCGGACTTCAGCTGGCGACGCTATTTGCCGCGCGGCAAGAGCAAGCGCGGTCGTCGCGGCAAGCGGGGCGGCAGTCCCGCAAGCTTCATCGAAGGCCGTGTTTCGCTGGATCAGCGTCCCATCGAGGTCGCCGATCGCAAGACCCCGGGCCATTGGGAGGCCGACCTCATGATGTTCTCCAAATACGGTCAGCAGATCTTGGCCGTGCATGAGCGCACCTCCCGCCTGTTGCTCGGCGTCCCCCTCGCAAGCAAGCTCGCCTCCGGCGTCGCCCACCATCTCGTGCGCCTGTTCGAGGTCCTGCCACAACCGATCCGCCGGACCGTCACCTTCGACAACGGCACCGAGTTCGCAGCTCACCTTTCCTTGCAAAGCCTCTTGATCAAGACGTTCTTCTGCGATCCCCACGCCCCCTGGCAGAAAGGTGGCATCGAGAACGCCATCGGCCGCATGCGCCGCTTCATCCCACGCAACACCGACCTTGAGAAGCTGCCGACCCGCCGCCTTCGCAAGTCCATCGCCGCCTACAACAACACCCCGCGCAAATGCCTTGACTTCAAGACCCCGACAGAGGTCTTTGCTGCTCAAGTGTTGCACTTCGAGTGTGAATCCACCTCCCGGCTTTCGCCGGGACGACAGTGCGCGGGTGATGACAGCGGACAAGGTGTTCGACGGGTTGAACCGGAAGGCCGTCTGCGCGGCGGCCCGACCTAG
- a CDS encoding ABC transporter substrate-binding protein produces the protein MRNGIFHLVTGTALAIALSATSAFAQKKYDPGASDTEIKIGQTVPFSGPASAYATIGKSQAAYFKMINDQGGVNGRKINLIQYDDAYSPPKAVEQVRKLVESDEVLLTFQIVGTPSNAAVQKYLNAKKVPQLFAATGASKFTDPKDFPWTMGFNPNYFVEGRIYGQYILKEYPNAKVGVLYQNDDLGKDYLNGLKAGLGAKAASMIVSEASYEVSDPTIDSQVIKIKDAGADLFFSATTPKQAAQAIKKIYEMGWKPVQIVDINATSVGAVMKPAGLEAAKGVISVNYGKDPLDPTWKDDAGLKRYFDFMAKYYPDGDKDSNFNTYGYATAQMLVTVLKACGDNLTRENVMKQAASMKDVTTDIALPGIKANTSATDYRVNKQLQMMKFNGERWELFGPILEDTGAAG, from the coding sequence ATGAGGAATGGGATTTTCCACCTGGTCACGGGAACGGCGCTCGCGATTGCGCTGTCTGCAACGTCGGCCTTCGCGCAGAAGAAATACGATCCCGGCGCGAGCGATACTGAAATCAAGATCGGCCAGACCGTCCCCTTCTCCGGACCGGCCTCCGCCTACGCCACCATCGGCAAGAGCCAGGCCGCCTATTTCAAGATGATCAACGATCAGGGCGGCGTGAACGGCCGCAAGATCAATCTGATCCAGTATGACGACGCCTATTCGCCGCCCAAGGCCGTCGAGCAGGTGCGCAAGCTGGTCGAGAGCGACGAGGTGCTGCTGACCTTCCAGATCGTCGGAACGCCCTCGAACGCCGCCGTGCAGAAGTATCTCAACGCCAAGAAGGTGCCGCAGCTGTTCGCCGCCACCGGCGCCTCGAAGTTCACCGACCCGAAGGACTTCCCCTGGACGATGGGCTTCAACCCGAACTACTTCGTCGAAGGGCGAATCTACGGCCAGTACATCCTCAAGGAATATCCGAACGCCAAGGTCGGCGTGCTCTATCAGAATGACGACCTCGGCAAGGACTATCTGAACGGCCTCAAGGCCGGCCTCGGCGCCAAGGCGGCCTCGATGATCGTGTCGGAGGCGTCCTACGAAGTGTCCGATCCGACCATCGATTCGCAGGTCATCAAGATCAAGGATGCCGGCGCGGACCTGTTCTTCTCGGCCACGACACCGAAGCAGGCGGCCCAGGCGATCAAGAAAATCTACGAGATGGGCTGGAAGCCGGTACAGATCGTCGACATCAACGCCACCTCGGTCGGCGCAGTCATGAAGCCCGCCGGGCTCGAAGCGGCCAAGGGCGTGATCAGCGTCAACTACGGCAAGGACCCGCTCGATCCAACCTGGAAGGACGATGCCGGCCTGAAGCGCTATTTCGACTTCATGGCGAAGTACTATCCGGACGGCGACAAGGATTCGAACTTCAACACCTATGGCTACGCGACCGCGCAGATGCTGGTCACCGTGCTCAAGGCATGCGGCGACAATCTGACCCGCGAGAACGTCATGAAGCAGGCCGCATCGATGAAGGACGTGACGACCGACATCGCGCTGCCGGGCATCAAGGCCAACACCTCGGCGACCGACTATCGCGTCAACAAGCAGTTGCAGATGATGAAGTTCAACGGCGAACGCTGGGAGCTGTTCGGCCCGATCCTCGAGGACACCGGCGCGGCGGGCTAG
- a CDS encoding ABC transporter substrate-binding protein produces MRSVQLLAATALAIALSVTSAAAQKKYDIGATDTEIKIGQTVPFSGPASAYAGIGKTQAAYMKMINDQGGINGRKLNLIQYDDAYSPPKAVEQVRKLVEGDEVLFTFQIIGTPSNAAVQKYLNAKKVPQLLASTGASRFSDPQNAPWTIAFNPNYQSEGRIYAKYILANHPNAKIGIFYQNDDLGRDYITGLKSGLGDKAASMIVAEVSYELTDPTVDSQIVKLKAAGVDLLYDASTPKFAAQAIRKVADLDWHPVHILDINASPVSATLKPAGLDISKGIISTNYGKDPADPQWKDDPGVKAYFAFMDKYYPEGDKLNTVNTYGYSTAELLIQVLKQCGDNLTRENLMKQVTSLNKFVPSLALPGMSITTGPNDYRINKQMQMMKFNGERWELFGPIIEDTGPAG; encoded by the coding sequence ATGAGGAGCGTGCAATTGCTCGCTGCGACAGCGCTTGCCATCGCGTTGTCGGTTACATCGGCCGCCGCACAGAAGAAATACGACATCGGCGCAACCGACACCGAGATCAAGATCGGCCAGACCGTGCCGTTCTCGGGCCCCGCCTCCGCCTATGCCGGCATCGGCAAGACCCAGGCGGCCTATATGAAGATGATCAACGATCAGGGCGGCATCAACGGCCGCAAGCTGAACCTGATCCAGTATGACGACGCCTATTCGCCGCCAAAGGCGGTCGAGCAGGTGCGCAAGCTGGTCGAGGGCGACGAGGTACTGTTCACCTTCCAGATCATCGGCACGCCGTCGAATGCCGCCGTGCAAAAGTATCTGAATGCCAAGAAGGTGCCGCAGCTGCTCGCCTCGACCGGCGCGTCCCGCTTCTCCGATCCACAGAACGCGCCGTGGACGATTGCGTTCAACCCGAACTACCAGTCCGAAGGGCGTATCTACGCCAAATACATCCTCGCCAATCACCCCAACGCCAAGATCGGCATCTTCTACCAGAACGACGATCTCGGCCGCGACTACATCACCGGCCTGAAGAGCGGGCTCGGCGACAAGGCCGCCAGCATGATCGTCGCCGAGGTCTCCTATGAGCTGACCGACCCGACCGTCGATTCCCAGATCGTCAAGCTGAAGGCCGCGGGCGTCGACCTGCTCTACGACGCGTCGACGCCGAAATTCGCGGCGCAGGCGATCCGCAAGGTCGCTGACCTCGACTGGCACCCGGTGCACATCCTCGACATCAATGCGAGCCCGGTGTCGGCGACGCTGAAGCCGGCCGGCCTCGACATCTCCAAGGGCATCATCTCGACCAATTACGGCAAGGATCCCGCCGACCCGCAATGGAAGGACGATCCCGGCGTGAAGGCCTATTTCGCCTTCATGGACAAATATTACCCGGAGGGCGACAAGCTCAACACCGTCAACACCTATGGCTACTCGACGGCCGAGCTGTTGATCCAGGTGCTCAAGCAGTGCGGCGACAACCTCACCCGCGAGAACCTGATGAAGCAGGTGACCAGCCTGAACAAGTTCGTCCCGAGCCTGGCGCTGCCCGGCATGTCGATCACGACGGGTCCGAACGACTATCGCATCAACAAGCAGATGCAGATGATGAAGTTCAACGGCGAGCGCTGGGAGCTGTTCGGCCCGATCATCGAGGACACCGGGCCGGCGGGCTAG